A stretch of DNA from Candidatus Margulisiibacteriota bacterium:
CTTGCCGCAGGCGGCCAATCCGGCCGCGGTGCCGATCATATCCTGTTCCGCTACCCCCATATTAAAGAAACGATCGGGAAACAGCTTGCCAAATTCAGCCGTTTTGGTCGAAGCGGAAAGATCGGCGTCCAAAACGACAATGTTCGGGTTTTCTTTCCCCAGTTGAGCCAAAGCTTTTCCGTAAGCGTCACGCGTCGCGGCTAATTTAACCTCGCTCATAACTCAATATCCTTTATTTTGCAAAGTTCACACAGGGCCTGCTTCTCCTGTTCGGGGGTCGGAGGGGAACCATGGAAACTAAGAGGGGCCGCCTCCATAAAGCTGACCCCCTTGCCTTTGATCGTGTCCGCGATAATTACCGTCGGTTTACCTTTTGTTTTTTGGGCGCTGTCGATCGCGGCGATCAACGCTTTAATGGAATGCCCGTCGCATCGGACAACATGCCAGCCGAAAGCTTTCCACTTATCCTCAAATGGGTTAAGGGTTTTAACATCCTCAATCTTCCCGTCGATCTGGTATTTGTTATGATCAACGATCGCCGTCAAATTGTCGATCTTCCGGTGGCCGGAGGTCATGGCCGCTTCCCAAATCTGCCCCTCCTGGCATTCGCCGTCGCCAAGCAAACAAAAAACATGATAATCTTTTTTGTCGAGCCGGCCGGCCAGCGCCATTCCGTTGGCGGCAGAAAGCCCCTGCCCAAGCGAACCGGTCGACATTTCTATGCCGGGGAGAGAAAGCATATCAATATGACCCTGAAGCGAACTCCCCATCTGGCGCAAAGTCTTCAAATATTTGGCTGGGAAATAACCAGCTTCCGCCAGCGCCGAATATAAAATAGGCGCGGCGTGCCCTTTGCTCATCACAAACCGGTCGCGATCGACCCAGCCTGGATCTTTGGGTCTGTGGCGCAAGGTATGAAAATAAAGCACGGTGATAATGTCGGCCGCGGAAAGCGAACCGCCCGGATGTCCGGAAGCGGCGGCGCAGGTCATCGCGATGACGTGTTGTCGTAATTTTGACGCTATTTCCTGGAGTTTTTTGATTTCATCGCCGCTCATTTGGTTATTCTACCATAAGTTTAATCTCGGGCTCAAGGTTGACCTTATACTTTGCTTTAACGATCTTTTGCAGGCTGGTCATCAGCTTCAGAACATCACGGCTCGACGCTTCACCAAGATTGACTATAAAGTTGGCGTGTTTTTCAGATACCTGGGCATCGCCGCAGCGCAACCCCTTCCCCCCCGCGTCCTGCACCAGCTTTCCGGCGGTCCTTTTTGGCGGATTTTTAAAAACGCTGCCGGCATTCGGGATGCCGAGGGGTTGTTTCAACTTCCTTTGCGCCAAATAGTCATTGATCTTTTGACGCATCGATTTGGTCTGGCCGTTTTTTAGCTTAAAAGCAGCTTCTACAACAATTAAACTCCGTTTTTCGATCACGCTTTTTCGATAGCCAAAACCCAGCTCTTTTCCGGTCAGAACAAATTCTTCCCCATTTTTATCAAGCACCTTTACATGATCAATAAAGCCGGAGAGCTCTTTACCCCACGCCCCCGCATTCATGACGACAGCGCCTCCAACTGTCCCCGGTATCCCGGCCAAAAATTCCAAACCAGTCAGGCGGCATTTAAGGGCAACCTGGACCAAATGGGGCAAATATACACCGGCTTCGGCAAATAATAAATTATCTTTAAAATATATCCTTTTTAATCCCGTAGCCAGCTTGATAACCAGTCCCCGAAAACCCTTATCCAGGGCCAGGACATTGGTCCCCGCGCCAAGGATAGTGTATTTTATTTTCTTCTCCCGCGCGTATTGGATCGCTTCGGCCAGCTCAGCCTGGTTCTTTGGCACGCAAAACAACCTGGCGGGCCCGCCTATTCGAAACGACGTATGTTTTTTCAATGGTTCGTTCTTGCTATACTTCATTAAATCAATCCTTCCCGTTTTCCCCTTCCCTCATCTTCAGCCTAAGCAGGATCTCTTTCGCTACGGTATGGATATCTCCCGCTCCGACCGTTAAAAGCATATCGCCGGGTTTAAGCTCTTTCATCAGCTGTTCAACGATCTTTTCTTTTTTGGGTATGTATGAAGCTTTTTCTTTATCAAGCAGGCTGGAGATCGACCGACCAGTTATCCCGGGGATCGGTTTTTCTGAAGCGGCATAAATATCGGAAATGATGACCCGGTCGGCGTCGTCAAAGGCGGCCCCAAAACGATCTTGCAGCAGCTTGGTCCGGGTATAGCGGTGCGGCTGAAAAACGCAAATGATCTTCCGCTTCGGCCAACCGGCCCGGGCGGCGGAAAGGGTCGCTTTGATCTCGGTTGGATGATGAGCGTAATCGTCAATGATCATGACATCGGACTGTTCGCCGACGATCGAGAAACGGCGCCGGGCGCCGACAAAGGACTGAAGCGCCCCAACCATCAGGGAAAAATCGATCCCAAACTCAAACCCGATCGCGAAAACCGCCAGACTGTTGAGGACGTTCTGCCAGCCGGGGACTGATAACCCGACCTCGCCGACTTCTTCTCCATTTCTAAGCAGTATATATGTGGAATTAAACTTGGAATATTTTAAATTTTTCGCGCTGTATTCCATTGCCGGGTCAAGTCCGTAGGTAATAAACCGCCGCCCGGTCTTCCCCATCAATTTGCGATTGTTAGGATCGGTCCCGTCAACTAAAATAAACCCGGTTGAAGGAACACGGGAAGCAAACTCCTCAAAGGTCCGGAGCAGCTCATCGGTATTGCCAAAGTGCTCCATGTGGTCTTCTTCAATGTTCGTGATGATCTCGATGGTCGGGGAAAGGAAAAGAAAGGAGCTGTCCGATTCGTCCGCTTCGGCGACACAAAAACCGCCGCTCCCCATTTTGGCGTTGCCGCCCACGTAATCCATGTCGCAGCCGATCAAAAAGGTCGGGTTGAGTTTGGCCGCGTCCAGAACTTTCGCGATCATCGCGGTCGTGGTAGTTTTGCCATGCGTTCCGGCAACGGCGATCCGGTTCTGGGAACGGGACATGATCCAGGCAAGCATTTCCGCCCGCTTCAGGATCGGCAGCTCTTTGGCTTGCGCCTCTTTCATTTCAGGATTTTCAAAATTGACCGCCGAAGAATAGACCACCAGATCGATCCCGCGAATATTGTTGGCATCATGGCCGATCTGGATCTTGACCCCCATATCCTTTAACCGAACGGTGTTAGGGTTTTCCTTGATATCAGACCCGCTGACCTTAAAGCCCATTTCATGCAGGATCTTGGCCAAGCCGGACACACCGCACCCGCCAACTCCCACCAGATGGATACTTTTAATTTTATTAAGATCTAATGCCATTAATTATTTCTTGGACCGCGGTCGGCCTGGCCAGTTCGCGGCAGGCCTCTTTCATTTTCTTCAGATCAAGCGATTGTCCGTTTACCAGATCCGCGAAGCGCTCCGGCGTCAGGTCGCTATTATTAACCAGCAGTCCGGCGCCTGAATCGGCAACAACACGCGCGTTAAGCTCTTGATGGCCTTCGGCCGAGAATGGGAATGGGACCAAGATCATGGGCAATTCGCGGATTAAAAATTCTGCGATCGCTGTCGCCCCGGCCCGACTGACCGCCAGATCGGCCGCCGCAATGGCATCAGCTATATTATACATGTATTCCACCGGTTTATAAAAAGGATATTCCCCCCTCTTTATCAGTGAAAAATCCCGGCTCCCGATAATATGGACGATCTTTATCCCTTCTTTGATCTTCGGCAATGAATTGATCACCGCCTGATTAATGCTTCTCGCCCCCTGGCTTCCGCCAACGACCAGGACCAGCTTGTCACCCGGACGGCAGCCAAGGCGCAGTCGGCTTTTTTCCCGGTCGGAAGCAAATATCCCTGACCTGACCGGATTCCCGGTGACGATTCCCTGAGGCAGATACTCCTTGGAGCGATCAAAGGAAAGAAAGACTTTTTTCGCCCAACGGGCAAACAGGCGATTCGTCACCCCCGGCAAAACATTCTGCTCATGAATAAAGATCGGGATCGCCAGGCCTTTTGCCGCCAGAACGACCGGCAAACTGGCGTAGCCTCCGGTCGAAATAAGAACATTAGGCCTTTCCCGTGCCAGATAAAATAAAGCCTGAAAAAAACCGATCATGGAAATGAAAGGAGCGGAGACCGCTTTATAAGAAAACTTGCGGAGAAGGGCGCGGGATTTGATCAATTTGATCGGAAACCCGGACTTGGCGATCAATCCTTTTTCCAACCCTTCTTCACTGCCGATAAACAGGACCTTGCTCTCCGGCTCCCGCGCGATCAGCCCCTGCGCAATAGCGATCCCGGGATAAATATGCCCGCCGGTCCCGCCGGAAACGATGACGATCTTCATGCTGATCCTTTCTTGGAAATATTCAGGATCACACCTACTGTAAATAGATTGATGATCGTCGCCGTTCCCCCATAACTAATGAACGGCAGAGGGATCCCGGTGGTCGGGACCAGCCCCACCACCACCATTATATTGATCATCGCTTGTGTAGTCAGCCAGGCTACCAGGCCGGTCGCCAATAAACTTTTAAACTGCTCTTTCGCTCCCAAGGCGATCAAAAAACCGCGATGAGCAAACAGCACATAGATAGAAATAACCACGAAAGCTCCGATAAAACCGGTCTCTTCGCAATGAATGGCAAAAATAAAATCGGTAAATTGCTGGGGGAGATAAAAGAATTTTTGCCTTGAGGCCCCAAGCCCCAACCCCAGAATCCCGCCAGATCCGACCGCTAAAAGCGACTGGATGATCTGGAAACCGATCCCTTGGGGGTCTTGCCAGGGATCAAAAAAAGCGAGAAAACGTTTTAAACGGTACGCGGAAGTGACGCCTAAAACGATCACTCCGGCAACCGCAAATAATCCGAGAAAAACAAACTGCGAATATTCCATCCCGGCGACAAAAAGCATGCCAAAGACCGAACCGGCCAGCGCCAGCACTGTTCCCAGGTCCGGTTGTTTAATGATAAGCGCGGCAACAAAAACAAAGATCAATAAAGCGGGCAAAACTCCTTTGATAAAGTCGCCAATATTCGCTTTTTTCTCGGACAACATTTTTGCCAGGTAAACGGTTAAAGTAAATTTGATCAGTTCGGATGGCTGGAAAGATAATATCCCAAGGTCGATCCAGCGGGAAGCTCCGCTAATGTTATGCCCTATTCCGGGAATAAAGACCAGGATCAGGAAGATCAGGGAAAACAGGAATAAATGGGGCGAAACCTTTTTTAGCTTGGCCAGATCAAGATAGAAGCCGTAAAATCCTGCGCCAACACCTAAAACCAGAAACAGCAGATGGCGCTTGATATAGAAAAGCATGTCGCCGTACTTTAGCCCCATGGTCGGACTGGCGGAAAAAATAGTCGCGGTCCCGATGGCAGAAAGTAAAATGACCGACAACAAAAACCAATAATCTATTTTAAGCTTAGGCATAATTCCTTAAAGATCCGTCCGCGCTCTTCATAATTACTGAACATATCAAAACTGGCGCAGGCTGGCGACAAAAGTACAATATCCCCTTTTTCCGCCAAACGATAGGCTTCACGGACCGCGTCCCCCATTGAAAAACCCGCCCGGAATATTTGGTCATACCCCGCCTTACGCAAAGCGGTTTCAAAGCGATCGGCCGCCTCCCCGATCAAAACAACCGCCTTCACGTTATCTTTGATCCGTTTAACCATTTCATCCAGGTCAACCCCTTTATCCCGTCCCCCCAGGATCAGGACCAGCCCTTTCCCTTTAAAGGTTTCGATCGCTACTATAGTTGAATCGGGATTGGTCCCCTTTGAATCATTGTAAAACCCTATCCCCTTCTTTTTTTGGACAAATTCGATCCGGTGTTCTACTCCCGGAAAGGTTTTAAGCACTTTGGCAACTTTCTCTTTTTTTATTCCGCAAAGAGCGGCAACGCTCGCCGCCGCCAGCGCGTTCTCCAGATTGTGCCGGCCTGGTATCCTGATCTCCTCCGGGACAAGCGAAATTATTCGAGCAGCCTCTTCTTTGGCAAAAGGAACCAGTTGCGCTTTTGCTTCCTGGGCCATTTTTACTACTTGAGGATCATCGGCATTGTATACAAGATAATCGTCACCTGTCTGGTTCGCGAAGATCCTTTGTTTTTGGGCGATGTATTCGGCAAGCGTATGATGCCGTTCCAAATGGTCCGGTTGAATGTTCAGGATAACACTGATAAAAGGCTTAAAATCAACGATCGCCTCAAGCTGATAACTGCTGATCTCCGCTACCACATAATCAAGGGAAGAATCGTCAACCTCGATCAAAGGAAGTCCAATGTTGCCGGCAACCGCAAGCCTCTTCCCTCCAGCCTTGAGCATCTCCCCGATCAAAGTAGTAGTGGTAGTTTTGCCGTTGGTCCCGGTAATGGCAATGACCGGTTTGGTTAAAAAACGGAAAGCAAGTTCGACTTCAGAGATGATCGGAATATTTTTCTGCCTGGCCGAGGCAAGGATCGGAATATCCAGGTGAATCCCTGGACTGACCACGACCAGATCGGCCCCCGCTGCCAGTTCGGGTGGATTCCCCCCCAACGCCAGTTTTATTCCCTTGCCGGTTAATAAGCCCAATAGTTCTTTGGAAAAAAGCGATTCCCCCTTCTGATCGGTCGCGGTAACTACTGCGCCCAATCCAGCCAGCTTGATGGCGGCCGAAAAGCCGCTCTTCCCCAGGCCGACAACAATGACTTTTTTCCCGTTCATAAACCATCACCCCAACCCCTCTCCCTCTGGGAGAGGGGCGGAAAGAAAAAATAATCAAGTTGAAAAAACTGGGTGAAGGTTATCATAAAAGCAGCCCCACTATTCCTAGAATTAACCCAACCCCCCAAAAACCAAGCACGATTTGGACCTCATTAAATCCTAAAAGTTCAAAGTGGTGATGAAGCGGAGTCATCCTAAACGGTCTCTTCTTAAAAAATTTATTAGAAGCGACCTGCATTATCACCGAAAGCGTTTCGATCACAAAAACCCCGCCAATAATTATCAAGCGGAGTTCCTGATGCAAGAGGATCGCCATACCGGCGAGCAGCGCTCCGATCGCTAGCGAACCGGTATCTCCCATAAAAACCTGCGCCTTGGGGAAATTATAGAAAAGAAACGCGGCCGTCGCCCCGGCCGCGATCAAAGCAAAGGTCGCCGTGTCAACACTCCCCAGGCGATTGGCGATCAACACAAAAAAAACAAAGGCCAGTGAGCCAGTCCCGGCAAGCAGGCCGTTAAGTCCGTCGGTCAGATTGGTCGCGTTAGCTGTCCCAACAATAATAAAGACCGAGCCTAATAAATAGGCCAAAGGCTCACCAACATCTTGTTGGTGATAGCCGATCGTTACCAGGAAATAAGAAAAAATTGCGGCAAATACCGATTGCAGGATGATCTTCTGCCAGAAGGTCAGGCCAAGATTTTGTTTTTTCAAGGTTTTGGTCAGGTCATCAAACAACCCGATCCCGGCAAAACCAAGCATCAGAAAAAGCAGGGCCATATAGCGGAAGTCCATTTCGACATTGATACAGATCAAGACAAAAATCAGGATCGTCAGAATAAAACCGATCCCCCCCATGATCGGGGTCCCGGCTTTGCCATAATGGCTTTGCGGTCCCTCTGCCCTGATAAATTGGCGCACTTTAAAAAAGCGCAAACCGGCAACAACTGGGTAGGTGATCAGCAGGGAAATAAGCGCCGCTTCAAAGAACAAAACAATCTGAGAAATCACTTGGCCATATTAGCATATTTTTAGCGGGCCAGCAAACAAAAAAGCCCTCCTGGGACCAACCCAGCGAGGGCTTTTTCAAGAGATCTTTTTACATGAAATAATAGCCAAAATTGACGAACACGCCCGGTAAAATACTGGTCGTGTTTGCCCCACCAGCGGAAGTGATCGATAAAACAATGATATCAGCCCCAACACAAAGATTGGGTTGGATCATCGTATTCATCCCCCAGGTCCCGCCAAAAGTGGTGACCGAAGCGCCGCCAGCAGAAAACGAACTAAAGTAACCACCTACCGCGGTCTGAACATTATTGATAGAATTCAAGTTGTAATCAACTTTACCAATAATGAAGGTCGTGGAAGCGTTGCCGGTAGTGAACGAGGCGCCAATGGTCCCCATGACATCATCATTAAAATGAAACTTCATTGCCGGGGTACCGCCCAAACATCCAACAGCCATTTTTCCGGCCATTGAAGAGCTCGAACTAGAACCAGCAGCAGCCTGCATTTGCAGAGCCTTGGTCGCCGGGCTAGCCTTCTTCACCTGCGCGTTCGCGGAAACGGTGAGTCCCGCGATTAACAATAAAACGGTGATAACAGAAATAAGTTTTTTCATTCATTTCACCCCCTTTTTATTTAATTCAATTAGCCGACACTTTAACCGCGGAAATTCCTCCTATCGGCGGTCAAGAATTCCGGGGTTAATTCCCGGTTAATGCTACCATATTTAGTTTGAATGTCAAAGCGGCTATTTAAGCGTAAAGATATTCCCTCTCCCGAGTACCCCTTGAGGATCATATTTTTTCTTTGTCCGCCTCATCCGTTCTATCCCTCTTTCTCCATACATTTCGAGCAAATAATCGCGCTTGATCTTGCCGATCCCGTGCTCGGCCGAGACCGTCCCCCCCAGTTCGATCGCTTTCCTGACAAACCGCAAGATTAATTCCCGGGCTGTCGCTTTTTCCGCCTCATTTTTAGGCAACAGGTTGACATGTAGATGGTTATCGCCGATATGTCCAAATTTTATAAAAAAAAGCTTTAAGCTTTCAGCTTTCAGCTGATCATTATAATAATTAAACATCTCGCGGAACCTCCCCTCCGGTACGGCGATATCAGTCGCCATTTTGACCAGGTGATGCTCTTTGAACAATTCGTTAATATGCTCCGGGATAGCGTGACGAAACTGCCGCAGGAGCGCTTGTTGTTTAGCGTCGCTCCCGATCCAGGCCTCTTCCAGCGAAGAATCATGGGCTGACAACAGTTTCTCCCACTCCTCCAGATAATTTCCGTTCCGTTCGGTGAGCTCCTGCTCGATATAGACCGCCGCTTCTCTTGCCCGTGGGATATGAGGGTAACTGCGCCCCAGCATTTGCAAGGTGTTGGGGTCAAAATATTCAAAGAAATTGATCGATCGGTCATCGGACTTTTTTGCCGCTTCAACAAAACCGAGTGCCACCTCTTCCGTTTTAAAGAATGCGACCAGCTCAAAAGTATCGGCCATTTTCGGCAGTAGATTGACTTCGATTTCGGAAATAAATCCCAGGGTCCCTTCCTGTCCGATAAAAAGATCGATCGGCTCCATTCCTGACCTAGAGTAATACCCGGCCGCGTTTTTGAGCCCCCTGGCCGGGCTTACTTTCCTTTTTAGCTCCAGGCTTTCACCGTTGGTTAACAAAACATTTAAGCCGAGAATATGGTCGCGGGTCGAGCCGAAACGATAGCTCCGGCCGCCGGAAGCGTTGGTATTAACGTTCCCGCCAATCGTGGCGCTTTTTTCCGTCGGATCAGGGGCGTAAAACAAGCCGTAAGGGGCGCACGCCTTGGCCAATTCCTCCAGGGTAACCCCCGATTGAATAAGGGCGGTTTTTTTCACCGGATCGATATTAATTATTTTTGTAAGTTTTTGGACCGAAAGAATATTGCCGCCAAATGGGATACACCCTCCGGTCGTCCCGGTTTGGGCGGCGGAAAAAGTTAAGGGTTCTTTCTTGGCGGCGCATTCCAGTAAGACTTCCCTGGCTTCTTTTTCATCACTTGGTAAATACAAACCTTCAGCGGAGCCGCCCGTCAGGTTGGAGCTGTCCTCCAGATAGCCAGCAATAATCGATTGGTCCGTGACCTTATGCATTTTATTTACCCTCACCCTAAATCCCTCTCCCAAAGGGAGAGGGACTAGTCTTTCTTTGTAAATTAATTTTTCTCCCCTCTCCCCCTGGGAGAGGGGCCGGGGGTGAGGGTTGTACAACCAAAGTATTATAACAAAAAAGCGAATACTTTCGTATTCGCTTTTTAATTTACCCCCACACCAAAAATATTTTTGGTGTGGGGGTTTATCGAGGGCAAAAACCCCGGCGACGTTCTACTCTCCCCCAAAACGAAGTTAAGGAGTACCATCGACCCGGGAGGCTTTCACTGCCGTGTTCGGAATGGGAACGGGTGGGTCACCTCCGGTATGGTCACCGGGATTTTTACCTTCGTATAAATATGTTAGCGTTGAAGCCAGAAATAAATCCCCGCAATGCGAGAATAGAGAGAATAAATAAGTCCTCGACCGATTAGTACTGGTCAGCTCAGACGTTGCCGCCTTTACACCTCCAGCCTATCAACCCTGTGTTCTTCAGGGGGTCTTACTCCTTCACCCTTGCGGGATCCAGATGGGAAAACTAATCTTGAGGTGGGCTTGATGCTTAGATGCTTTCAGCATTTATCCCTTCCAGACATGGCTACCCAGCGTTTGCAGGTAGGCCCCACAACTGGTACACCAGCGGTCTGTTCCTTCCGGTCCTCTCGTACTAGGAAGGACTCCTCTCAATTTTCCTTGCGACTGCACCGGATATGGACCAAACTGTCTCACGACGTTCTGAACCCAGCTCACGTACCGCTTTAATGGGCGAACAGCCCAACCCTTGGAACCTGCTCCAGCTCCAGGATGCGATGAGCCGACATCGAGGTGCCAAACCTCCTCGTCGATGTGAACTCTTGGAGGAGATCAGCCTGTTATCCCCGGGGTAACTTTTATCCGTTGAGCGATGGCCCTTCCATTCAGAACCACCGGATCACTAAGTCCGACTTTCGTCCCTGCTCGACATGTACGTCTCGCAGTCAAGCGCCCTTATGCCTTTACACTCGACGCACGATTTCCAACCGTGCTGAGGGTACCTTTGAACGCCTCAGTTATCCTTTGTGAGGCGACCGCCCCAGTCAAACTACCCGCCTAACTCTGTCTCCCAGCTTAACAAGGCCAGGGTTAGAAATCTAACACAACCAGGGTGGTATTTCACTGTTGGCTCCCCCCCATCCAAAAACAGGGGATCAAAGCCTCCCACCTATGCTACGCAAGCGGCGTCAAATCTCAAAGTTAGGGTATAGTAAAGCTCCACGGGGTCTTTCTGTCCTGGTGCAGTTAAACCGTGTCTTCACGGTCATCCCAATTTCACCGAGTCTCTCTCCGAGACAGCACTTCCTTCGTTATGCCTTTCGTGCGGGTCGGAACTTACCCGACAAGGAATTTCGCTACCTTAGGACCGTTCAAATTGTTAACTTTATGTCGCCATAAAGATCGGACTATATCATCCCCGATCACGGTCAATCGGAGTTTAGCGTGTAGTCTCTGAGGATTCCTTGATTTTACTGAGAACTTCTTCGTCAGTATGCCTTCTTCTACCGCCGTCGTTCATCTCTTTTCTAATTTCCAGGATCTCTCTGATCCCGGATTCATGAAGATGACGGTTACTGCCAATTATCATGGCGATTTGCTGAAACTTATTAAAGTCTCTTTTCTTTTTTGCCGACAAAAAACCATATTTCCTGAAAAAGGGGATCACATTCTCGATGATGGCGGTAAAATTATTTACCTCATAATACCAAACACCATCGGGTCTGCTCCTCAACGTTCCGCAATTCAGATATCTTTTAAACAAAGCCAGGATCACCTTGTCTTTTTGGGAAATATTGAAACACAAAGATATTTTCCAGGGATTTTTGTAATCATCCCTGGGCCTGAAAGAAACATTGAAGCTCCCTTCTCCATCGGCAAAACCAGCAAAATAACAACCAATCCTAAATGGAACAGTATTCAAATCAAGCATATCAAGACCTTTCCTGCTGATTGTCCGCACCTTGCTTATTGTCACTAAATAAAATTTTATCTAGTAAAGAAGGATACACCGGAGTTTCCAGCATATAGCTAAATTTATTTTCGTAACTACAACTTTTTTCTCAGCCTGTGGCGGAGAGGTCCTATTTATAGTTACGGCCGCCGTTCACTGGGGCTTCGATTCTGTCCTTGATATAATCTCAAACATCCTCTTAACCTTCCAGCACTGGGCAGGCATCAGCCCCTATACATCCCCTTACGGGTTAGCAGAGACCTGTGTTTTTGTTAAACAGTCGCGGAAGTCTGATATCTGAGGATCCGAAATGAATCGGATCGTCCCTTTTCCCGAAGTTACGGGACCATTTTGCCTAGTTCCTTAGAGAGAGTTATCTCGCGCGCCTTGGCTTGTTCAGCCTGTCCACCTGTGTCGGTTTATGGTACGATCACCTATCACAATACCCAGAGCTTTTCTCGTCAGTGCGGAGTCACCCATCGCGCCCGAAATAAATCAGGCTCACAATCCAATAAGTGTAATGAGTTATCCCCCTGCGTCCTTCTGGTTAACAAAATAGGCGGTAACGGAATATTAACCGTTTAGCCATCACCTACCCCTAGCTTAGCCGCGCTAGGGCTTGGCTTAGATATCGACTTACCCTGGGAGGACGAGCCTTCCCCAGGAAACCTCAGACTTTCGGCG
This window harbors:
- a CDS encoding transketolase codes for the protein MSGDEIKKLQEIASKLRQHVIAMTCAAASGHPGGSLSAADIITVLYFHTLRHRPKDPGWVDRDRFVMSKGHAAPILYSALAEAGYFPAKYLKTLRQMGSSLQGHIDMLSLPGIEMSTGSLGQGLSAANGMALAGRLDKKDYHVFCLLGDGECQEGQIWEAAMTSGHRKIDNLTAIVDHNKYQIDGKIEDVKTLNPFEDKWKAFGWHVVRCDGHSIKALIAAIDSAQKTKGKPTVIIADTIKGKGVSFMEAAPLSFHGSPPTPEQEKQALCELCKIKDIEL
- the murB gene encoding UDP-N-acetylmuramate dehydrogenase, yielding MKYSKNEPLKKHTSFRIGGPARLFCVPKNQAELAEAIQYAREKKIKYTILGAGTNVLALDKGFRGLVIKLATGLKRIYFKDNLLFAEAGVYLPHLVQVALKCRLTGLEFLAGIPGTVGGAVVMNAGAWGKELSGFIDHVKVLDKNGEEFVLTGKELGFGYRKSVIEKRSLIVVEAAFKLKNGQTKSMRQKINDYLAQRKLKQPLGIPNAGSVFKNPPKRTAGKLVQDAGGKGLRCGDAQVSEKHANFIVNLGEASSRDVLKLMTSLQKIVKAKYKVNLEPEIKLMVE
- a CDS encoding UDP-N-acetylmuramate--L-alanine ligase, producing the protein MALDLNKIKSIHLVGVGGCGVSGLAKILHEMGFKVSGSDIKENPNTVRLKDMGVKIQIGHDANNIRGIDLVVYSSAVNFENPEMKEAQAKELPILKRAEMLAWIMSRSQNRIAVAGTHGKTTTTAMIAKVLDAAKLNPTFLIGCDMDYVGGNAKMGSGGFCVAEADESDSSFLFLSPTIEIITNIEEDHMEHFGNTDELLRTFEEFASRVPSTGFILVDGTDPNNRKLMGKTGRRFITYGLDPAMEYSAKNLKYSKFNSTYILLRNGEEVGEVGLSVPGWQNVLNSLAVFAIGFEFGIDFSLMVGALQSFVGARRRFSIVGEQSDVMIIDDYAHHPTEIKATLSAARAGWPKRKIICVFQPHRYTRTKLLQDRFGAAFDDADRVIISDIYAASEKPIPGITGRSISSLLDKEKASYIPKKEKIVEQLMKELKPGDMLLTVGAGDIHTVAKEILLRLKMREGENGKD
- the murG gene encoding undecaprenyldiphospho-muramoylpentapeptide beta-N-acetylglucosaminyltransferase; translation: MKIVIVSGGTGGHIYPGIAIAQGLIAREPESKVLFIGSEEGLEKGLIAKSGFPIKLIKSRALLRKFSYKAVSAPFISMIGFFQALFYLARERPNVLISTGGYASLPVVLAAKGLAIPIFIHEQNVLPGVTNRLFARWAKKVFLSFDRSKEYLPQGIVTGNPVRSGIFASDREKSRLRLGCRPGDKLVLVVGGSQGARSINQAVINSLPKIKEGIKIVHIIGSRDFSLIKRGEYPFYKPVEYMYNIADAIAAADLAVSRAGATAIAEFLIRELPMILVPFPFSAEGHQELNARVVADSGAGLLVNNSDLTPERFADLVNGQSLDLKKMKEACRELARPTAVQEIINGIRS
- the ftsW gene encoding putative lipid II flippase FtsW; this translates as MPKLKIDYWFLLSVILLSAIGTATIFSASPTMGLKYGDMLFYIKRHLLFLVLGVGAGFYGFYLDLAKLKKVSPHLFLFSLIFLILVFIPGIGHNISGASRWIDLGILSFQPSELIKFTLTVYLAKMLSEKKANIGDFIKGVLPALLIFVFVAALIIKQPDLGTVLALAGSVFGMLFVAGMEYSQFVFLGLFAVAGVIVLGVTSAYRLKRFLAFFDPWQDPQGIGFQIIQSLLAVGSGGILGLGLGASRQKFFYLPQQFTDFIFAIHCEETGFIGAFVVISIYVLFAHRGFLIALGAKEQFKSLLATGLVAWLTTQAMINIMVVVGLVPTTGIPLPFISYGGTATIINLFTVGVILNISKKGSA
- the murD gene encoding UDP-N-acetylmuramoyl-L-alanine--D-glutamate ligase produces the protein MNGKKVIVVGLGKSGFSAAIKLAGLGAVVTATDQKGESLFSKELLGLLTGKGIKLALGGNPPELAAGADLVVVSPGIHLDIPILASARQKNIPIISEVELAFRFLTKPVIAITGTNGKTTTTTLIGEMLKAGGKRLAVAGNIGLPLIEVDDSSLDYVVAEISSYQLEAIVDFKPFISVILNIQPDHLERHHTLAEYIAQKQRIFANQTGDDYLVYNADDPQVVKMAQEAKAQLVPFAKEEAARIISLVPEEIRIPGRHNLENALAAASVAALCGIKKEKVAKVLKTFPGVEHRIEFVQKKKGIGFYNDSKGTNPDSTIVAIETFKGKGLVLILGGRDKGVDLDEMVKRIKDNVKAVVLIGEAADRFETALRKAGYDQIFRAGFSMGDAVREAYRLAEKGDIVLLSPACASFDMFSNYEERGRIFKELCLSLK
- the mraY gene encoding phospho-N-acetylmuramoyl-pentapeptide-transferase, with amino-acid sequence MISQIVLFFEAALISLLITYPVVAGLRFFKVRQFIRAEGPQSHYGKAGTPIMGGIGFILTILIFVLICINVEMDFRYMALLFLMLGFAGIGLFDDLTKTLKKQNLGLTFWQKIILQSVFAAIFSYFLVTIGYHQQDVGEPLAYLLGSVFIIVGTANATNLTDGLNGLLAGTGSLAFVFFVLIANRLGSVDTATFALIAAGATAAFLFYNFPKAQVFMGDTGSLAIGALLAGMAILLHQELRLIIIGGVFVIETLSVIMQVASNKFFKKRPFRMTPLHHHFELLGFNEVQIVLGFWGVGLILGIVGLLL
- a CDS encoding FAD-binding oxidoreductase, yielding MHKVTDQSIIAGYLEDSSNLTGGSAEGLYLPSDEKEAREVLLECAAKKEPLTFSAAQTGTTGGCIPFGGNILSVQKLTKIINIDPVKKTALIQSGVTLEELAKACAPYGLFYAPDPTEKSATIGGNVNTNASGGRSYRFGSTRDHILGLNVLLTNGESLELKRKVSPARGLKNAAGYYSRSGMEPIDLFIGQEGTLGFISEIEVNLLPKMADTFELVAFFKTEEVALGFVEAAKKSDDRSINFFEYFDPNTLQMLGRSYPHIPRAREAAVYIEQELTERNGNYLEEWEKLLSAHDSSLEEAWIGSDAKQQALLRQFRHAIPEHINELFKEHHLVKMATDIAVPEGRFREMFNYYNDQLKAESLKLFFIKFGHIGDNHLHVNLLPKNEAEKATARELILRFVRKAIELGGTVSAEHGIGKIKRDYLLEMYGERGIERMRRTKKKYDPQGVLGRGNIFTLK